The genomic DNA ATTGGCAGGCCCCGGGATCAAAAGGCAACTTTGGTAGGGCTTGGTTTTAAGAGATTGAACCAGACTGTGGTTTTGAAAGATACTCCGCAAGCGAGAGGAATGATAAAAAAAGTTTCACATTTGGTAATGGTAGACTAGCTGACGAAGGATAGAGAATATGAAGCTCAATGAACTCAGGCCATCTGAAGGGTCTGCAAAAAATAAAAAAAGAGTGGGTCGCGGTCCCGGATCCGGCTTTGGTAAAACAAGTGGCAGAGGACACAAAGGCCAAAAATCCAGATCAGGTGCTAAATCAACGAGAGGATTTGAAGGTGGACAGATGCCTTTGCAGAGAAGGTTGCCCAAGGTTGGTTTTACCAACATATTCAAGAAGAATATGCCATTATTAATGTTGGTGACTTATCTAAATTTGAGGCCAATACGGTTGTTGATTCAGAATTGTTAAGCAAATCCGGTCTGGTGAAAAAAATTGGATATGGCATTAAGGTCCTTGGTAATGGCGATATTAAACAATCGCTTGTTTTGAAGGTAGATAAAATTTCAAGTGGCGCAAAAAAGAAGATTGAAGCTGCTGGTGGGAAAGTAGAGACAGATTAAGTGATAGCTGGCGGAGTACAGAATATATTCAAAGTTCCTGAACTTTGGAGCAGGATCAAATTTGTTCTTTTTGCTCTGGCAGTTTACAGGATAGGTTGTTTCGTTCCCACACCCGGGATTGACGGGCAAGCTTTGGCTTCATTTTTTGAGCAGGCTAAAGGTACTTTGCTGGGTGTCTTTAATATGTTCTCCGGCGGTGCCCTGGAAAGGTTGTCCGTTTTTGCGCTGGGGATTATGCCCTATATTAGCGCATCAATTATATTTCAGCTACTCACTGTTTTGGTTCCTTCCTTTGAGGCGCTTAAGAAGGAAGGGGAATCAGGAAGAAAGAAAATCACGCAATATACCAGGTACGGTACCATATTAATTAGCATCGTACAAGGCTTCGGTATTGCAGTCGGATTGGAAGCCATGCAGGGGCCTGCTGGTGAGGCGGTGGTTCTTATCCCTGGCTGGGGATTTAGAATCGTCACGGTCATCACGCTGACTGCCGGAACGGCATTCCTTATGTGGCTTGGTGAACAAATGACGGAAAAGGGGATTGGTAACGGTATCTCGTTAATCATCTTTGCAGGTATTGTTGCCAGACTCCCTGCTGCCATAACAAATACCTTTCAAATGCTTAAGCGGGGTGATCTGGGTCCTTTAACGGTTGCAATTATTTTACTGATTATGTTCGTTGTCATTGCCTTTATTCTTTATTTTGAAAAGGGACAGAGAAGGATTCCTATCAGTCATGGTAGAAAGGTAGTCGGTATGACGGCAAGCGGAAGCCA from Deltaproteobacteria bacterium includes the following:
- the secY gene encoding preprotein translocase subunit SecY, which produces MIAGGVQNIFKVPELWSRIKFVLFALAVYRIGCFVPTPGIDGQALASFFEQAKGTLLGVFNMFSGGALERLSVFALGIMPYISASIIFQLLTVLVPSFEALKKEGESGRKKITQYTRYGTILISIVQGFGIAVGLEAMQGPAGEAVVLIPGWGFRIVTVITLTAGTAFLMWLGEQMTEKGIGNGISLIIFAGIVARLPAAITNTFQMLKRGDLGPLTVAIILLIMFVVIAFILYFEKGQRRIPISHGRKVVGMTASGSHLPLKVNTAGVIPPIFASSLLLFPATLEGIIAYDWMSTLVGMLGPEKILYNVIFVALIIFFCFFYTAVTFNPEDIADNLKKSGSYIPGIRPGKSTAEYIDLVLSRITLGGALYVAAVCVLPTLLIARFNVPFYFGGTALLIVVSVGIDTAQQIESHLLAREYEGFMKSGRIRGRR
- the rpmD gene encoding 50S ribosomal protein L30; the protein is MKTKAPAKEKESTLSVTLKRSAIGRPRDQKATLVGLGFKRLNQTVVLKDTPQARGMIKKVSHLVMVD